Proteins encoded within one genomic window of Streptomyces sp. NBC_00523:
- a CDS encoding glycosyltransferase family 4 protein codes for MRISFLIHSAYAIGGTITTTFNLARALADRHEVEIISVLRNRDRPSIALDPRVRLRPLVDLRHEKDDPRHLTPAKVFPSSEYRYSEYSALTDERIGAALTSLDADVVVGTRPGLNVHLALHGPARSVRVGQEHLAHDHHPPRLRRALRRAYPRLDAITPVTEADSAVYRRKMRLPGVRVEALPNSVPAPGLEPADSRGRIVVAAGRLAPVKRFDLLIDAFASVAAAYPEWQLRIYGRGEERERLRALIDRLGLYNNVFLMGAVNPMEAEWVKGSIAAVTSDFESFGMTIVEAMRCGLPVVSTDCAYGPGEIIADGEDGRLVPVGDRDALAGALLDLVGDEELRRRLGRNAAENSRRYGPEPVVAQAERLFEELLTARREGRAVAGTGRTLASSGFAARDTMLVAAGHVVRAARKARR; via the coding sequence ATGAGAATCTCATTCCTCATCCATAGCGCGTACGCGATCGGAGGGACGATCACCACCACGTTCAACCTGGCTCGCGCACTCGCCGATCGGCACGAGGTGGAGATCATCTCCGTGCTCCGGAACAGGGATCGCCCGAGCATCGCACTCGATCCGCGTGTGCGGTTACGGCCCCTGGTGGACCTGCGGCACGAGAAGGACGACCCGCGACACCTCACCCCGGCGAAGGTCTTTCCCTCGTCCGAGTACCGCTACAGCGAGTACAGCGCACTCACCGATGAGCGAATCGGCGCCGCGCTCACCTCACTCGACGCCGACGTGGTCGTGGGGACGCGGCCCGGGCTCAATGTCCACCTGGCGCTTCACGGACCCGCGCGGTCGGTGCGGGTCGGGCAGGAACACCTCGCGCACGACCACCATCCCCCGCGCCTGCGCAGGGCGCTGCGCCGGGCCTATCCGCGGCTGGACGCGATCACCCCGGTCACAGAGGCCGACTCGGCCGTCTACCGGCGCAAGATGCGGCTGCCGGGTGTACGGGTGGAGGCGCTGCCCAACAGTGTCCCCGCCCCGGGCCTCGAACCGGCGGACAGCCGGGGGCGCATCGTGGTCGCCGCCGGGCGGCTGGCGCCGGTGAAGCGGTTCGACCTGTTGATCGATGCCTTCGCCTCGGTCGCGGCGGCGTATCCCGAGTGGCAGTTGCGCATCTACGGCAGGGGCGAGGAGCGGGAGCGGCTGCGCGCGCTCATCGACCGGCTCGGCTTGTACAACAACGTCTTCCTGATGGGTGCGGTGAACCCGATGGAGGCGGAGTGGGTCAAGGGGTCGATCGCGGCGGTGACCTCCGATTTCGAGTCCTTCGGCATGACCATCGTCGAGGCGATGCGCTGCGGCCTGCCCGTCGTGAGCACCGACTGCGCGTACGGCCCCGGCGAGATCATCGCCGACGGGGAGGACGGCCGGCTGGTGCCCGTCGGAGACCGGGACGCGCTGGCCGGCGCCCTGCTGGACCTGGTCGGCGACGAGGAACTGCGCCGCCGCCTGGGGCGTAACGCAGCGGAGAATTCCAGGCGTTACGGCCCTGAGCCCGTCGTGGCCCAGGCGGAGCGGCTGTTCGAGGAGCTGCTGACCGCCCGGCGTGAGGGTCGGGCGGTGGCCGGGACCGGCCGCACCTTGGCGAGCAGCGGTTTCGCGGCCAGGGACACGATGCTCGTGGCGGCCGGTCATGTCGTGAGGGCCGCACGGAAGGCGCGACGATGA
- a CDS encoding NUDIX hydrolase encodes MTESVGRPLADGELIGTGPDRSIGVRSTSVEPGESPCEGARRELFEETGVEAELLPEPATATVRSYHSRWPATLGLSYAAIVESGTPLRAESGQPAAWMPLNEDWDSCFPEDPSRVRAHAPWLREASVRWRARPPGWPMRRLVEIVRPARLWTAP; translated from the coding sequence ATGACTGAGTCAGTGGGTAGACCGCTCGCGGACGGTGAACTCATCGGAACCGGTCCCGACCGGAGCATCGGTGTCAGGTCCACGTCCGTCGAGCCGGGGGAATCTCCCTGCGAGGGCGCCCGCCGAGAGCTCTTCGAAGAGACCGGAGTGGAGGCGGAACTGCTGCCGGAACCTGCCACGGCGACGGTGCGCTCCTACCACTCCCGATGGCCTGCGACGCTCGGGCTGTCGTATGCCGCGATCGTGGAATCCGGTACGCCGTTGCGCGCGGAGAGCGGGCAGCCGGCGGCCTGGATGCCGCTGAACGAGGACTGGGACAGCTGCTTTCCCGAGGACCCGTCGCGCGTCCGCGCCCACGCGCCATGGCTGCGCGAAGCGTCCGTCAGGTGGCGTGCCCGGCCTCCGGGATGGCCGATGCGCAGACTCGTGGAAATCGTTCGCCCGGCGCGGCTGTGGACGGCCCCCTGA
- a CDS encoding class I SAM-dependent methyltransferase: MDRTVRTVEDVLALLDGLFVSESGSGHLAAGDGKDFWDRFYADRSRPVPFFPAKPDESLAGYLERRLIAPGRALDLGCGAGRNALYLASLGFEVDAVDLSPVAIAWARERAAGAGAEARFVCGDAFALAGTELSGPYDLVVDSGCFHHLPPHRRVSYLALLDRVLAPGGHLALTCFAAGEQGMGSELADADLYREGRLHGGLAYTPASLRWIFSDLVEVELRRMRDEPPGSPHFGEGFLWTALFRTSEPPQPR, from the coding sequence GTGGACCGGACCGTGCGTACCGTTGAAGATGTTCTGGCGCTCCTGGACGGGTTGTTCGTCTCCGAATCCGGGAGCGGTCACTTGGCGGCCGGGGACGGCAAGGACTTCTGGGACCGGTTCTACGCCGACAGGTCGCGGCCCGTCCCGTTCTTCCCGGCGAAGCCGGACGAGAGCCTGGCCGGTTACCTCGAGCGGCGCCTGATCGCGCCAGGCCGGGCCCTGGATCTGGGCTGCGGGGCGGGGCGCAACGCCTTGTACCTGGCTTCGCTCGGGTTCGAGGTGGACGCCGTGGACCTCTCGCCGGTGGCCATCGCGTGGGCCCGGGAGCGCGCGGCCGGTGCGGGGGCGGAGGCGCGCTTCGTGTGCGGCGACGCGTTCGCCCTGGCGGGCACGGAGCTGAGCGGACCGTACGACCTGGTCGTGGACTCCGGATGCTTCCACCACCTGCCGCCGCATCGCAGGGTGAGCTACCTCGCTCTGCTCGACCGCGTCCTGGCCCCCGGCGGCCACCTCGCCCTGACCTGCTTCGCGGCCGGTGAGCAGGGAATGGGCTCCGAGCTCGCGGACGCGGACCTCTACCGCGAAGGCCGGCTGCACGGCGGCCTCGCCTACACCCCCGCATCACTGCGCTGGATCTTCTCCGACCTCGTGGAGGTCGAACTGCGCCGCATGCGGGACGAGCCACCCGGCTCGCCCCATTTCGGCGAGGGCTTTCTGTGGACGGCCCTCTTCCGTACGAGCGAGCCGCCACAACCACGTTGA
- a CDS encoding VOC family protein — protein sequence MSTIQPVILTAHQDVLAGFYTDLFGAEEIFRVPAEGPVFYLGLRIGDTDLGLVAKPEAEDAAAPRMLLSIAVDDVDATLGRVEALGGSVSGGPKDMPWGQRVAHVLDPDGNPVNLTQALSEAAGQS from the coding sequence ATGTCCACCATTCAGCCAGTGATCCTCACCGCCCACCAGGACGTCCTGGCCGGGTTCTATACGGACCTCTTCGGCGCCGAGGAGATTTTCCGGGTGCCGGCCGAGGGTCCGGTGTTCTACCTCGGTCTGCGTATCGGCGACACCGACCTCGGGTTGGTGGCCAAGCCGGAGGCGGAGGACGCTGCGGCGCCCCGGATGCTGCTCAGCATCGCGGTGGACGATGTCGACGCGACGCTCGGGCGCGTGGAGGCGCTGGGCGGATCGGTCAGCGGCGGCCCGAAGGACATGCCGTGGGGACAGCGTGTCGCCCACGTCCTGGACCCCGACGGCAACCCGGTGAACCTCACGCAGGCTCTCAGCGAGGCGGCCGGCCAGTCGTGA
- a CDS encoding Rid family hydrolase has product MTTHEIGPRMMGERLMYNRAVRVDDPRSWLFVSGHEARGDDGGIAHRGDMAGQMRLTLRRLGETVAEAGMTMGDVVQIRIVTTDLASCKAHYDVLLDGLAAADCRPASLLAEVGALSDPDMLIEIEAVACGHVS; this is encoded by the coding sequence ATGACCACCCATGAGATCGGCCCACGCATGATGGGCGAGCGGCTGATGTACAACCGAGCGGTCCGCGTGGACGACCCGCGCAGTTGGCTGTTCGTCTCCGGCCACGAAGCCCGCGGCGACGACGGCGGCATCGCCCACCGGGGAGACATGGCCGGGCAGATGCGACTGACGCTGCGACGGTTGGGTGAAACCGTCGCGGAGGCGGGGATGACGATGGGCGACGTGGTGCAGATCCGGATCGTCACCACCGACCTCGCGTCGTGCAAGGCGCACTACGACGTACTCCTGGACGGACTCGCGGCCGCGGACTGCCGGCCGGCCAGCCTGCTCGCGGAGGTCGGCGCCCTGTCCGATCCGGACATGCTCATCGAGATCGAAGCCGTAGCATGCGGCCATGTCTCATGA
- a CDS encoding maleylpyruvate isomerase N-terminal domain-containing protein, whose translation MGTVTEHERTRAALAGAGARLGELLRAVSDPDAASGVPEWTVGDVGTHLAAVYLAYTSLVSDGGAMDWGDIPPPGEGTFAERITAINERSLALFERERRAEVPDFIAEQCETFLRVTEGMAPDTPVAPPWYEEVPFTLATLTGLMLSETLVHGLDVARGARLAWPIGDEEARLVLGQSMPTMMAAALDPVKAKGVRVAFDLAIKDGPSLAVVVDDGTVTVTRDAPPRAYDCRIVAAPATFLLVSFRRTPIWKAVATGRMRAGGRKPWLAVRLGQLVVSP comes from the coding sequence ATGGGCACCGTCACCGAGCATGAGCGGACCCGTGCCGCACTGGCCGGCGCAGGCGCACGGCTGGGCGAGCTGTTGCGTGCCGTGTCCGATCCGGACGCGGCGTCGGGTGTCCCCGAGTGGACGGTCGGGGACGTCGGCACGCACCTGGCGGCCGTCTACCTCGCGTACACCTCGCTCGTCTCGGACGGTGGCGCGATGGACTGGGGCGACATCCCGCCGCCCGGCGAGGGCACGTTCGCCGAGCGGATCACGGCCATCAACGAGCGGTCCCTGGCCCTGTTCGAGCGCGAGCGACGCGCGGAGGTGCCGGACTTCATCGCCGAGCAGTGCGAGACGTTTCTGCGGGTCACCGAGGGCATGGCCCCGGACACCCCGGTCGCACCGCCCTGGTACGAGGAGGTGCCGTTCACCCTGGCGACGCTGACCGGGCTGATGCTCAGCGAGACCCTTGTGCACGGCCTGGACGTCGCGCGCGGCGCCCGCCTCGCCTGGCCGATCGGCGACGAGGAGGCCCGTCTCGTCCTGGGGCAGTCGATGCCGACGATGATGGCGGCGGCCCTCGACCCGGTGAAGGCGAAGGGCGTGCGCGTCGCCTTCGACCTCGCGATCAAGGACGGTCCGAGCCTCGCGGTCGTCGTGGACGACGGAACGGTGACGGTGACCCGCGACGCCCCGCCGCGCGCCTACGACTGCCGGATCGTCGCGGCCCCGGCCACCTTCCTCCTGGTCTCCTTCCGGCGCACGCCCATCTGGAAGGCGGTCGCGACGGGCCGGATGCGGGCCGGTGGCCGTAAACCGTGGCTGGCCGTGCGGCTCGGCCAACTGGTCGTCAGCCCCTGA
- a CDS encoding universal stress protein, with the protein MTRPVTVGLNGTRASDAAADWGAQEADLRMRPLRLVSAWEWQPYSHAPLTGTETPEQWSRRLPGETAARLAERHPHLVIEADQLTGPPPEMLCRAAAGAELLALGTAGLGALRGFFLGSVAMATVAHAHRPVVLVRPDRAAPGPAVDDGGAGEQAAAPVVAGIDLGPTTDGVLRFAFEAAAVRAAGVEIHYCWNPPVGYVQGIGGDLRWRTDIAEESMRMVRSLLAPWSQKYPRIAVRVRCEIGSPARHLVDAGAHASLVAVGRRTNRYWPHEPRIGHVAHAVLHHSPAPVAVVPQD; encoded by the coding sequence GTGACACGACCAGTGACCGTCGGACTGAACGGAACACGGGCGAGCGACGCGGCCGCCGACTGGGGCGCCCAGGAGGCGGACCTGCGGATGCGCCCGCTGCGCCTGGTGAGTGCCTGGGAGTGGCAGCCCTACTCCCACGCACCCCTCACGGGGACGGAGACACCCGAACAGTGGTCGCGGCGGCTGCCCGGCGAGACCGCGGCGCGGCTGGCGGAGCGGCATCCGCACCTGGTGATCGAGGCCGACCAACTCACCGGGCCACCACCCGAGATGCTCTGCCGGGCCGCCGCCGGGGCCGAGCTCCTGGCGCTCGGCACCGCCGGGCTCGGGGCGCTCAGGGGCTTCTTCCTGGGCTCGGTCGCCATGGCCACGGTCGCCCACGCCCACCGGCCCGTCGTCCTCGTCCGCCCGGACCGCGCCGCGCCCGGCCCTGCGGTGGACGACGGCGGGGCGGGGGAACAAGCCGCCGCTCCGGTCGTCGCCGGGATCGATCTCGGACCCACCACGGACGGCGTGCTGCGCTTCGCGTTCGAGGCGGCGGCCGTGCGCGCGGCCGGGGTGGAGATCCACTACTGCTGGAACCCGCCGGTCGGCTACGTACAGGGCATCGGCGGAGACCTGCGGTGGCGCACCGACATCGCCGAGGAGAGCATGCGCATGGTGCGGTCCCTGCTCGCACCCTGGTCGCAGAAGTATCCCCGGATCGCGGTGCGTGTGCGATGCGAGATCGGATCGCCGGCGCGCCATCTGGTCGATGCCGGTGCCCATGCCTCTCTGGTCGCCGTCGGCCGGCGCACCAACCGCTACTGGCCGCACGAGCCGCGCATCGGGCATGTCGCCCACGCCGTACTGCACCACTCGCCCGCCCCGGTCGCCGTGGTCCCGCAGGACTGA
- a CDS encoding class I SAM-dependent methyltransferase — translation MDSISGNRRFWNHLSGAYQHKHDARIGATPRLWGTYAIPDAHLRALGDVTGKRVLELGCGAGQWSRALAAEGAAVVGFDLSEEQLAAAAHAMGPARYALVQGAAEHLPFADDTFDLVFCDYGGLSWAPPHVAVPQAARVLRRGGRLVFNVASPWFEACYDEATSRATTTLQQDYFGLDTIDEDQGAVSYQLTYGDWIRVLRGAGLVIDDLIEPRPDPEAANGYNKTDPPDWAHHWPAEALWVTHKP, via the coding sequence GTGGACAGCATTTCCGGCAACAGGCGGTTCTGGAACCATCTCAGCGGCGCCTACCAGCACAAACACGACGCGCGGATCGGCGCGACGCCCCGCCTGTGGGGCACGTACGCGATCCCCGACGCGCACCTGCGAGCGCTGGGCGACGTCACCGGCAAGCGCGTCCTGGAACTCGGCTGCGGCGCCGGCCAGTGGTCCAGGGCGTTGGCGGCCGAGGGGGCGGCGGTGGTCGGCTTCGATCTGTCCGAGGAGCAGCTTGCCGCCGCCGCTCACGCGATGGGTCCGGCCCGCTACGCGCTGGTGCAGGGCGCCGCCGAACACCTCCCGTTCGCCGACGACACCTTCGACCTGGTGTTCTGCGACTACGGCGGGCTCAGCTGGGCACCCCCGCACGTCGCCGTACCCCAGGCCGCACGCGTACTGCGCCGAGGCGGGCGCCTGGTGTTCAACGTCGCCAGCCCCTGGTTCGAAGCCTGCTACGACGAAGCCACCAGCCGCGCGACCACGACGCTGCAACAGGACTACTTCGGCCTGGACACCATCGATGAGGACCAGGGTGCGGTCAGCTACCAACTCACCTACGGCGACTGGATCAGGGTCCTGCGCGGCGCGGGTCTCGTCATCGACGACCTCATCGAACCGCGCCCCGACCCCGAAGCAGCCAACGGCTACAACAAGACGGACCCACCCGACTGGGCCCACCACTGGCCGGCGGAAGCGCTCTGGGTGACCCACAAACCGTAA
- a CDS encoding e9imm peptide: MEMSRAEAVALVQRIMDVDDASDDEMAESLDRLDRALVCPSGHVSDLIYWPPERELSAEEVVDQALAYRPIAL, translated from the coding sequence ATGGAGATGAGCCGCGCGGAGGCGGTCGCGCTCGTACAGCGCATCATGGACGTCGATGACGCCTCCGACGACGAGATGGCGGAATCCCTGGACAGGCTCGACAGAGCCCTGGTCTGTCCCTCCGGTCACGTCAGCGACTTGATCTACTGGCCTCCGGAGCGGGAACTCTCGGCCGAAGAAGTGGTCGATCAGGCCCTGGCGTATCGGCCGATCGCTTTGTGA